The Geoalkalibacter subterraneus genome contains the following window.
GCGGGACCGAGGAAGTCTATTTTGCGACGTTTCATGGCGAGATGGATGGCGGCATTATGGTGACCGCCAGCCACAACCCCATGGACTACAATGGCCTGAAGCTGGTGCGGGAGGGGGCGCGGCCCATCAGCGGCGACAGCGGCCTGAACGATATCCGCAGATTGGCGGAAGAGGCTGATTTTAAGGCTCCGGAAAAAACGGGCACGGTGCATGAGTACGACGTGAAAGGCTCTTATATCCGTCATCTGCTCGGATATATCGATTTGCCGACGCTCAGGCCGGTGAAGGTGGTGGTCAATGCGGGCAACGGCTGCGCCGGCCCGGTTCTCGACCTGCTGGAGGCGCAGCTGCCCTTCGAGATAATCAAGGTGCACCACCAGCCCGACGGCAGCTTCCCCCACGGCATCCCCAACCCGCTGCTGCCGGAGAATCGTGCCGCGACGGCGGAGGCGGTGCGTACCCATGGCGCCATTGTCGGTCTGGCGTGGGACGGCGATTTCGACCGCTGCTTCTTCTTCGATGAAAACGGCGACTTCGTCGAGGGCTACTATATCGTCGGCCTGCTGGCGGCCAACATCCTGCAGAAAGTTCCTGGCGCCCGCATCATTCACGACCCGCGCCTGACCTGGAATACGATCGAGGTGGTGCGCGAGGCGGGTGGCGAGCCGGTCATGAGCAAGACAGGCCACGCTTTCATCAAGGAGCGCATGCGCAAAGAGGACGCGGTGTACGGCGGCGAGATGAGCGCCCATCACTATTTCCGTCATTTCGCCTACT
Protein-coding sequences here:
- a CDS encoding phosphomannomutase/phosphoglucomutase, which gives rise to MNLTCFKAYDIRGRLPDELNEEIAWRIGRAYAEFLRPQKVVVGRDVRHSSAGLSEALCRGLTEGGADVHDIGLCGTEEVYFATFHGEMDGGIMVTASHNPMDYNGLKLVREGARPISGDSGLNDIRRLAEEADFKAPEKTGTVHEYDVKGSYIRHLLGYIDLPTLRPVKVVVNAGNGCAGPVLDLLEAQLPFEIIKVHHQPDGSFPHGIPNPLLPENRAATAEAVRTHGAIVGLAWDGDFDRCFFFDENGDFVEGYYIVGLLAANILQKVPGARIIHDPRLTWNTIEVVREAGGEPVMSKTGHAFIKERMRKEDAVYGGEMSAHHYFRHFAYCDSGMIPWLLVLELMCREQKTLSQLVGERMARFPASGEINRTVQDPAAVIAAVEKTYADEALEIDHTDGLAMEFDQWRFNLRMSNTEPVLRLNVESRGDEKLMREKTEALLAMVSGEK